The genomic region ATTTCGATCGCCAAGCGGTCGCCCGCCACCACCCCACCCGGCGGGTGGAGCAGATAGGCATGGCAAACGCCGCCCTCGGGATAAAACGGCCGCTGTACCAGAAGCGGGCCATGTCTTCGCCGAGCGGCCAGGACGGTGCGCTCCGGGCGCTTCTCGAAACCCAGCCGGAGGCCGGCCGACCAACCTTCCCCTACCGAGTTCGCCAGCGCTATCACCGGAATTAAACTCCGGTCAAAAGATACGTCCCGACGCCGGCGCACAACATTCCGAAGGTCAAACGCGGCCAGCGGTAGCGGCAAGTCCAGCGTCCCAATCCGAACCCCGCCGTCTGCAGCATCGCGGTGGCGGTCAAAAATCCGCTGGCGTAGGCAATCGCACCCGTTTCATGCCCCATCTCCGCGGCATGCACATAGCCGTGAAACAGGGCGAATGCCGTTACCCCCATCATCGCGGGCACCATCGCCGCACGCCAATTGCGCAACAGCACTCCCCCCATCATCACCACCGACAGGGAAACCAGCACCTCGGCCTCGGACCAAACCATCCCCCATTGCTGAACGGCGGCTCCCAGCGCCATGGCCGAGACGAAGTTCAATGGCAATAACCATCGCGCGTATCCGCCCATCATCGCGGCCCACCAGCCGACCGCCAATAAAACCAAAAGATGGTCTATGCCGGCGAACGGGTGCACCAGACCGGCGGTGAATCCGCCCGTCGGCCCGATCCCGGTATGCGCCAAGGCCGCGCCGGGGGCCAGGGTGCATGCCATGAGCAATACGCCTATCATCTCCCAAACTCGAAAGTTCATCGCAAACCCTCCTATTCCAAGTTCAAAGCAATCGACCAATACCTCCCTTGTATGTTTTGTGTTGCTGGACAGTGGTTGTTTGAGTAGGTTTATGTCTGGCCCGGTGCGGCAGTTCGAAACTCCCTTGGGACACCAAGCCCGTGGGAGAGCGATGAGCGTCGCACCGGTTTTCATGGATACCCCGGACGGTTGCTTGGGCAGATAAGCCCGTATTTTTGCAAGGTTGGGAATCATGAACGAAATGAATGCAGAACAGTTTGTTGGTATTGACGTGTCGAAAGCGACGCTGGATGGGGCGGTCGAGCCTCAAGGTCAGGTATGGCAGGTGGCCTACGATGCCAAGGGGATCGATCAGCTGGTTTTGCAGTTGCAAGAGATCGGGCCGACCTTGATCGTCATCGAGGCCACCGGCGGTTTGGAAACCCAGATTGCGTCTGCCTTGGCGGGTAAGGAATTGCCGGTGGCAGTGGTCAATCCGCGCCAGGTGCGCGACTTTGCCAAGGCCAGTGGCCGGCTGGCCAAGACCGATCGGGTGGATGCCGGGGTGCTGGCGGCGTTTGCCCGGGCCATCCGTCCCCAGGCGCGTCCGCTCAAGGATGCGGACACCCGCGCGTTGGACGATCTGGTGGACCGGCGGCGGCAGTTGATCGGCATCCGGGTTCAAGAGGTCCTCCGATTGAAGGGAGCCACGACGAAACCGCTGCAAACCAGTCTGAAAAAGCATATCGCCTGGCTGGACAAGCAGATTGACCAGAACGACCGGGACCTGACCCGGCGGTTGCGCGAGTCGGACGCCTGGCGGGCCAAGGACGATCTGCTCAAGAGCATTCCCGGCGTCGGTTCGGTGACCATTGTCACGTTGCTGGCAAAATGCCCGGAGCTGGGCACCCTCAACCGGCGCGAGATTGCCGCGCTGGTCGGCGTGGCGCCGATGGCCAACGACAGTGGCCAGTATCGCGGCAAGCGCTTCATCTGGGGCGGTCGCTCCGAGGTTCGCGCCGTGCTATACATGGCCACGATCTCGGCGATACGCTGTAATGCGGTCATCCGCGCCTTTGCAGAACGCCTCAAAAACGCCGGCAAACCGCCCAAGGTCGTCATCGTCGCCTGCATGAGGAAGTTGCTCACCATCATGAATGCCATGTTGAAAAATAATACCCCTTGGCAGCCACAAAACACTTGACTTTAAACACGGTTGCTCTCCCGCTGGCGGGTCGGGGTGAGGGTGGAATCAATCAGGAATATTCCTTGAATTTGAACCACCCTCATCCTTGCCTTCTCCCGCCAGCGGGAGAAGGGACTCTGCTTGAGTTTTATACTCACACCGTCAAGTACTCCCGTACCAACTCCTCCGACAATTCCTCCATAGCCCCCGCGGCGGTGATCCGTCCCTTGTTCATCACATGGAATCGGTCGGCCACCCGCCGCACGAAATGCAGTTTCTGCTCCACCAACAGAACCGTCAACCGTTCCTCTCGGTTGAGCCTAAGAATAATGTCGCCGATCTCGTGCACGATGTTGGGCTGAATCCCCTCGGTGGGCTCGTCCAGAATGAGCAGTTTGGGGCCGACGGCCAGGGCACGGCCGATCGCCAATTGCTGCTGCTGCCCGCCGGAAAGGTCGCCGCCGCACCGGCGCCGCATCTGCTTGAGCACCGGAAAGAGCTCGAAGATCCGCTCCGGCAACTTGCGCACGCCGTCCCGGCGGGCAAGCAGACCCAAGCGCAGGTTTTCCTCCACCGTGAGGCGGGGAAAAATCTCGCGCCCCTGGGGGACATAACCGATTCCGAGGCGGGCGCGCCATTCGGCGGGTGCGCCGGCGATTTCTTCCCCCGCAAAATCGATCCGCCCCGAAGCCGAAGGCAACAGGCCCATGATGCACTTGAGCAAAGTGGTCTTGCCCACGCCGTTGCGGCCCAGCAGGCAGACACACTTTCCATCGGGCACCTCGAGGCCGATATTCCACAGAGTATGGCTTTGGCCGTAGTATTGCTCCAATCCTTCTACGCGCAGCATGTCATTCTCCCAAGTAAACCTCGATCACTCTCGGATCGGCCTGCACCTGATCCATTCGGCCCTCGGCGAGTACCCTGCCCTCGTGCAGGACGGTCACCCGCCGGGCGATGGCGCGCACGAATTCCATGTCGTGCTCCACCACGATCACCGAATGCGCGCCCGCCAGCGAGTTCAGCAGATCCGCCGTCCGCTCGATTTCCTGCTGGGTCATCCCCGCCACCGGTTCGTCGAGCAAAAGTACCCGCGGATTCTGCGCCAGCAGCATGCCGATCTCCAACCACTGTTTCTGGCCGTGGGAAAGCGCGCCCGCGAAGCGATCCCTCGCGTCCTCCAATCCCACCGTCTCGAGCACTTCATGGATGCGGTCCCGCTGGGCAGCGGTCAGGCGTGCCAGCAGAGTGGGCCACACCCGCTTGTCGGTCTTGAGAGAAAGGTGCAGGTTTTCCCAGACCGTATGCTCGGGAAAGACGGAAGGCTTTTGAAACTTGCGCCCGATGCCCGCCGCGGCGATTTCCGGTTCGCTCATCCGGCTCAGATCCAGGGTTTGGCCGAAATAGGCCGAACCGGACACCGGCCGGGTCTTGCCCGTCATCACGTCCATCATGGTGGTCTTGCCCGCCCCGTTGGGGCCGATGATGCAGCGCAGCTCGCCGTCGTCCACGTACAGGCTCAATCCATCCAGCGCCTTGAAACCGTCGAAGCTCACGGTCACGTCATCCAGATACAATATCGGGCCGTGACTGGTATCGATCTCCCCCGGAATGACCGGATGACTGCGTACAGCGACGAAGTCGAAGACGCGATCGCGCCGAAAAAAATCCTGCATCGCACTGTTCATGAGGTTTCCCTCGCCGCTCGATTCCGTTCGATCAATCCCACCAGGCCGCGTGGAAGATACAAGGTGACGACCACGAACAGCGCCCCCAGGGCGAACAGCCATATTTCGGGCAACGCCGCGGTCAGGTAGGTCTTGGCGTAGTTGACCAGAAACGCGCCGAAGGCGGCGCCGTAGAGAGTCCCCCGACCGCCCACGGCAACCCAGATCACCAGTTCGATGGAGTTGAGGGGCGAGAACTCGTTGGGGTTGATGATCCCCACCTGGGGAACGTACAGCGCGCCGGCGATTCCGGCCAACATCGCCGAGAGGACGAACATCCACAGTTTGTAATGCTCGACCCGGTAACCCAAAAACCGCGCCCGGTCCTCGCTGTCCCGAATCGCCACCACCACCCGGCCGAGCTTGGTGGTGACCACCCAGCGCGTCAGCACATATCCCCCCGCCAGGGCGACGGCGCTCGCCAGAAACAGACCGACGCGGGTCGCATCTTCCTGAAGACTGAATCCCAGAATATCCTTAAAGTCGGTGAGGCCGTTGTTTCCTCCGAAGCCCATTTCATTCCGGTAGAAAGCCAGCATCAAGGCGTAGGTCATGGCCTGGGTAATAATCGAGAGATAGACCCCGGTGACCCGCGAACGAAAGGCGAACCAGCCGAAGCAAAAGGCGAGCAATCCCGGAACCAGCATCACCATCACGATGGCAAACCAGAAATGGTCGAAGCCGTACCAATACCACGGCAATTCCTTCCAATTCAGGAACACCATGAAATCGGGCAGTATCGGATTTCCGTAGACACCGCGCGAACCGATCTGGCGCATCAGGTACATGCCCATGGCGTAGCCGCCCAGGGCGAAGAAGGCGCCGTGCCCCAGACTCAAGATGCCCACCGCACCCCAGACCAGATCCAGCGCCAGGGCGAGCAAGGCGTAGCACAGATACTTGCCCAACAAGGTCACCGTGTAGGTGGACAGATGCAGGCCCGACCCCTCGGGCACGATCAGATTCAATACCGGCACCGCCACCGTCATCAGGGCGAGCACCGCCAGCATAATCAAGCCACCGCGATCGGCGGCGAAACGGTGAATAAGAGGCTGTTTCCAAACACCCCTTGACGCCCTAGTAGGAGAAGCCGGGGGATTGCCTTCAGGGACGCCTTGAACCCTTCCCTGGGGGCTCGAATCGCGACCATCCCGGTCGCGAACGCCCTTCAGGCAATCCCCCGGCTTCTCCTCCAATATGGGAAAGCGAGTTTGTAAACAGTCTCTAAGCACGTCGAATCCCTGCATGACTCAATCCTCCGCCGAACGTCCACGTTGAGGAAATAAACCGCGCGGATGCTTTTGCATGAACAGAATGATGAACACGAGCACCAGGATCTTGGCCATCACCGCCCCCGCCCAAGGCTCCAGCAGCTTGTTGACCAGCCCCAGTCCCAACGCGCCGACCAGGGTTCCCCAGAGGTTTCCCACCCCGCCGAACACCACCACCATGAAGGAATCGATGATGTAGGACTGGCCCAGATTGGGACCCACATTGGTCAATTGACTCAAGGCCACGCCCGCCACCCCGGCGATCCCCGATCCGAGACCGAAGGTGGCGGCGTCCACCCAGTTGCTGCGAATGCCGATGGCGCGG from Methylohalobius crimeensis 10Ki harbors:
- a CDS encoding HupE/UreJ family protein, yielding MNFRVWEMIGVLLMACTLAPGAALAHTGIGPTGGFTAGLVHPFAGIDHLLVLLAVGWWAAMMGGYARWLLPLNFVSAMALGAAVQQWGMVWSEAEVLVSLSVVMMGGVLLRNWRAAMVPAMMGVTAFALFHGYVHAAEMGHETGAIAYASGFLTATAMLQTAGFGLGRWTCRYRWPRLTFGMLCAGVGTYLLTGV
- a CDS encoding IS110 family RNA-guided transposase; this translates as MNAEQFVGIDVSKATLDGAVEPQGQVWQVAYDAKGIDQLVLQLQEIGPTLIVIEATGGLETQIASALAGKELPVAVVNPRQVRDFAKASGRLAKTDRVDAGVLAAFARAIRPQARPLKDADTRALDDLVDRRRQLIGIRVQEVLRLKGATTKPLQTSLKKHIAWLDKQIDQNDRDLTRRLRESDAWRAKDDLLKSIPGVGSVTIVTLLAKCPELGTLNRREIAALVGVAPMANDSGQYRGKRFIWGGRSEVRAVLYMATISAIRCNAVIRAFAERLKNAGKPPKVVIVACMRKLLTIMNAMLKNNTPWQPQNT
- the urtE gene encoding urea ABC transporter ATP-binding subunit UrtE, with amino-acid sequence MLRVEGLEQYYGQSHTLWNIGLEVPDGKCVCLLGRNGVGKTTLLKCIMGLLPSASGRIDFAGEEIAGAPAEWRARLGIGYVPQGREIFPRLTVEENLRLGLLARRDGVRKLPERIFELFPVLKQMRRRCGGDLSGGQQQQLAIGRALAVGPKLLILDEPTEGIQPNIVHEIGDIILRLNREERLTVLLVEQKLHFVRRVADRFHVMNKGRITAAGAMEELSEELVREYLTV
- the urtD gene encoding urea ABC transporter ATP-binding protein UrtD, whose amino-acid sequence is MNSAMQDFFRRDRVFDFVAVRSHPVIPGEIDTSHGPILYLDDVTVSFDGFKALDGLSLYVDDGELRCIIGPNGAGKTTMMDVMTGKTRPVSGSAYFGQTLDLSRMSEPEIAAAGIGRKFQKPSVFPEHTVWENLHLSLKTDKRVWPTLLARLTAAQRDRIHEVLETVGLEDARDRFAGALSHGQKQWLEIGMLLAQNPRVLLLDEPVAGMTQQEIERTADLLNSLAGAHSVIVVEHDMEFVRAIARRVTVLHEGRVLAEGRMDQVQADPRVIEVYLGE
- the urtC gene encoding urea ABC transporter permease subunit UrtC produces the protein MTVAVPVLNLIVPEGSGLHLSTYTVTLLGKYLCYALLALALDLVWGAVGILSLGHGAFFALGGYAMGMYLMRQIGSRGVYGNPILPDFMVFLNWKELPWYWYGFDHFWFAIVMVMLVPGLLAFCFGWFAFRSRVTGVYLSIITQAMTYALMLAFYRNEMGFGGNNGLTDFKDILGFSLQEDATRVGLFLASAVALAGGYVLTRWVVTTKLGRVVVAIRDSEDRARFLGYRVEHYKLWMFVLSAMLAGIAGALYVPQVGIINPNEFSPLNSIELVIWVAVGGRGTLYGAAFGAFLVNYAKTYLTAALPEIWLFALGALFVVVTLYLPRGLVGLIERNRAARETS